From the Saccharomonospora marina XMU15 genome, the window ACGAACAGGTTGACTACGGGCCAATCACGAGCGAAGGGGGTCACTCCCGATGGCAGGCGGTTTTACCGGAACACCGGAACAGTTTCAGCAGGCGTACCAGGACGTCGACGAGATCAAGGCGTCGATGGACCAGAACCTGAACACCCTGCGCAACAACATCGAGGCGACGCAGGCAGGTTGGCAGGGCGAGGCGGCGAAGGCCTTCCAGAACGTCATGATGGCCTTCGACGAGAAGACGAGGAAGCTGAACGAGGCCCTCGGCAACATCGGTGAGCTGCTCCAGCAGTCCGGTGTCAAGTACCAGCAGGCGGAAGAGGAGCAGAACTCCGCCATCAGCAACATCGGCAACACGCTCGGTGGCCTCTGAGTTCGTGCCCACCGAATCGCCAAGACTTTCTCAACTCACGCGGAGGTAAAAATGCCCGAGGGCATCGTTGTTGATTACGCGACCATCCACACGGCGGCGGAGGACTGCAACAAGACCGGCTCCGAGCTCGACGCCTTGTTCGAGGACCTCAAGGCCAGGCTGGCTCCGCTGGTCGACTCCTGGTCCGGTGAGGCCATGGAGGCCTGGCAGCACTGCCAGAACGAGTGGAACCAGTCGTTGGACGAGATGAAGCAGGTGCTGGCACAGATCGCCACGGCGCTGCCTCAGATCGCCGACGGCTACCAGGGCACCGACAAGAGCATCCAGGGCATGTTCTGAGTGTCGTCGAAAGGGGTGCGGGCTCGGCGACTTGCCGGCCCGCGCCCCTGTTCGCGCTATCGTGGCGCCCCGACTTCGTATTCGGGTTTGTCGTTGAGCACCCGGATCGGCACGGCCGTTTTCCGATCCCCGATCTCCACCGAGCATTCGAAAGTGTGTCCCGTCGTGATCCGCTGATCCGCGGGGCAATGCAGGTTCCTGATGTTGTGTTCGCCGTAGCTGTCTCGCAGCACGGTAGCCACTCCTTGCTGGAGTGATTGCTGATCAAGGACATCGTCCTGGAACGGGCCGAGCCACCACGCGGCCAGACCGCCGCCGGTGAGTGCGAGCACGACAACGGTTGTGATCAGCAAGCGCTTTTTCGGTTTCCGCTGCTTCACCTCGGTGCTGCCGAAGGCACCCAGTCCCTGGTACTGGGATTGGAACCCGCCCCCGTAGGCATGGGGTCCTTGCTGGTGCCCGGACGGCGGTGTGGGCGGCTGTCCGTACGGCGAGGTTGAATATGGTTGCGGGGTGGGCGGTGGCCGCCACCAGCCCCCCGGCTGCCCGGTCGGCTGTGTCATCGGCAACCCTTTCTTCACTCAGGGGTCGGCGCGGCCGTCAGCCGCCAGCGCTGGTGATCTCGCTCATCCGATCGTAGAACTCGTCGACCTCTGCTTCGGTCGTCAAGACTGTCACCTGGTCCGGAGGCGGAACATTGGGCAGTTCCTCCTCTGTCGGCGGGTCCTGTACCTGGTAATGCTCGTTGATCTGGACCTCGTGCTCACCGTCGGAGATCTTGCCGGTCATCTTGATCTCCTGCAGTTTGCCGTCGGGGCGGAGGCGGATCTGGGTGCGCAGCATCCCCTTCCTCATCTGGTCGCTGATCCGCGCCAGTGCCCAGTCCGGCAACACGACGACCCGCTGGTTCAGGAACTCACTGAGTGGTATCTCGGCAACGAGTTCCACACTGCCGTCCATGAGGCTCTTCGCCTGTTGCTTGCCGGCCTCGCCGTTCTGCGTGGCTGTGGACACCGCGGCAAGCATCTTGCAGAGCGCGGCGTAGCCGCCCCAGAAGCAGTTGTTGAGGCCGGCTCCTTCGTACGGCATCGACACCCATGGTGTCGGTGCCAGGTCTGCGTATTCCGGCCCGAGGAAGACGTACTCCACATCACTGCCGGCGGGATGGAAGTAGTCGCGGTAGTCCGACGAGTCCCGGTTCGAGTGGTTCTTGTACAGCCGTGACGGTGGGCTACCCACCTGGATGGCCGTGTAGGTGGTGTCGGCCTTCTTGTCGTCGATGCGGGTGAACGATCGGTGGGTGCTCTTACGGGGTTCGCGGCTGGAGATCTCGTCGTCGAGTCGCTCCAGTGTCGTGGTGAACTTGGCGTTGACATAGCGCGTCACTTCGTCGCCGTCGGGAACAGCGGTACCCGCTCGCCCCGGTGAGCAGCCCGCTATGAGTACCAACGCGGCACCGAGCGTGACGAGCGTGCGTACTCGCTGTTTCATTGTTCTCGTCCCCCGGAGAGTCTCACCACCGCGTGTTGCCGCAGACACTAGTATGAGGAACCTCAGCGGACCCCGGCTTCACCTTGTCCGAGGAGACCGGGTATCTTCATAAGCTGTTGTGCGCGCTGCCAGCACGCGCTCAGCCCGCACGGACCCCACAAGCAAGTTGACGACGAGGTAGACCCTTGCCCACGTACAGCCCCAAGCCCGGCGATGTCACTCGTGCCTGGCACGTGATCGATGCCGAGGATGTCGTGCTCGGCCGGCTCGCGACCGAGGTCGCCACGCTGCTGCGCGGCAAGCACAAGCCCATCTACGCTCCGCACGTGGACACCGGTGACTTCGTCATCATCGTCAACGCTGACAAGGTGGCGCTCACCGGCAACAAGCGAGACCAGAAGTTCGCCTACCGCCACAGTGGCTACCCCGGTGGTCTGCGTAAGCGCTCCTTCGGCGAGTTGCTGGACTCGCGTCCGGAACGACTGGTCGAGAAGGTCGTGAAGGGCATGCTGCCGAAGAACAAGTTGGGCCGCGCGCAGGCGAAGAAGCTCAAGGTCTATGCAGGCCCTGAGCACCCGCACGCTGCGCAGCAGCCACAGCCGCGTGAGATCACCAAGATCGCTCAGGTGACCCAGTGAGTGAGGAACAGTCTGTGACCAGCACCGAGACCGAGGCCGCTCAGGACGCGGTCGTGACCAGCGAGACGCCGGCCGCGCCGAAGCCGTCTCGTGCCGCCGGTGGCACCGCGCAGACGGTCGGTCGCCGTAAGGAGGCGGTCGTCCGGGTGCGGATCGTGCCCGGTAGTGGCCAGTTCAAGCTCAACGGCAAGAGCCTCGAGGAGTACTTCCCGAACAAGGTGCACCAGCAGCTCATCCGAGAGCCGCTGGTCACGGTCGAGAAGCCCGATTCGTTCGATATCGTCGCCAACCTCAACGGCGGTGGAATCTCCGGGCAGGCCGGCGCGCTGCGGCTAGCTATCGCGCGTGCCCTGGCCGACGTCGACAGCGAGGATCGTCCGGCGCTGAAGAAGGCTGGCTTCCTGACCCGGGACGCACGTTCCACAGAGCGGAAGAAGTACGGCCTCAAGAAGGCACGGAAGGCTCCGCAGTACAGCAAGCGCTGACACGCCACAGCCATACGACCAAGCGCCTACCCCCGGCTGGGGGTGGGCGCTTGGTCTTTGTCGGGCCACTGCTGCGAACCACAGTTAGCCTGCTAAACGCGGTGCGGCCGGAGCGGGGGCGCGCGTTTAGCGGGCAAAACGCGGTCTGGGCGTGCCGGTGGGGGAGGCGGTCGACGGGGTCGCTAGGTTGTTCGGGTCGTCACGAAGACGGAGGTCGAGGACATGGCTCGCCTATTCGGCACCGACGGGGTACGCGGCCTCGCCAATGCCGATCTCACGCCCGAGCTCGCGCTTTCGGTGGCCGCGAGCTCGGCAAGGGTGCTCGCGGCACACGACCGCTCCCACCGCCCGGTGGCGGTCGTCGGCAGGGACCCGCGCGCGAGTGGCGAGATGCTCGAGGCCGCCGTGGTCGCGGGGCTGGCTTCGGCAGGCGCGGACGTACTCCGGGTCGGGGTGCTGCCCACCCCGGCCGTGGCGTACCTGGTGAGCGACCTCGCCGCCGACCTCGGGGTGATGATCTCCGCGTCGCACAACCCGATGCCCGACAACGGCATCAAGCTGTTCGGTGAAAGAGGTCACAAGATTCCCGACGGAATCGAGGACGAGATCGAGGCCGGTCTCTGCTCTGAGCCGGAGCGTCCGACCGGTGCCCAGATCGGTCGGGTATCCGACGTGCCGGACGCGGCGAACCGCTACGTCGCACACCTTCTGGCCGCCACCCCCCAACCGCTCGAAGGCCTGCGGGTGGTGGTCGACTGCGCCAACGGCGCCTCCTCCAACGCCGCGCCCAAGGCGTATCGCGCGGCGGGCGCCGATGTCATCGCGCTGCATGCCGACCCGGACGGGATCAACATCAACGACGGCTGTGGTTCCACCCATCCCGAAGCGCTGTGCGCGGCTGTCGTCGAGCATGGCGCCGACCTGGGTATCGCTCACGACGGGGACGCCGACCGCTGCCTGGCCGTGGACGCCGGGGGTGATCTGGTCGACGGTGATCAGATCATGGCGATCCTGGCGCTGGCGATGGCCGATGCGGGTGAACTCGCCGAGAACACACTGGTCACCACGGTCATGAGCAACCTGGGGCTGCGACTGGCGATGCGGGAGCACGGCGTGACGCTACGCACCACCGCGGTGGGTGACCGTTACGTGTTGGAGGAGCTTCGTGCGGGTGGGTTCTCCCTCGGCGGCGAGCAGTCCGGGCATGTGGTGCTCCCCGCACACGCGACGACGGGTGACGGCTTGCTCACAGCGCTGCGCCTGATGAGCCGTGTCGCCGAGACCGGCAAGCCGCTGCGAGAGCTCGCGGGTGTGATGCGCAGGCTGCCTCAGGTCCTTGTCAACGTCCGGGTCACGGACAAGGCTGCGGTGGCCGACTCGCCGGCTGTGAAGGAGGCGGTCGAATCCGTTACCGCTGAGCTGGGTGAGGAGGGGCGCGTGCTGCTGCGCCCGTCGGGCACCGAGCAGCTCGTGCGGGTCATGGTCGAGGCACCCGCGGAGGACACGGCGCAGGCGGCCGCCGACCGGCTCGCAGGAGTCGTTTCGTCGGTGTCCTAATGCCTCGCAGTGCTTTCGAACTTCGTGTCGCAAATGCCGCAACCGGCGTACAGGAAGCGAACAGATCGGTAGATTCTGTGCATTAGCGACGGCACCGCCTCTTGTTTCGGTGCGTCGTATACGGCGACCACAACGTCGAGCAACCGAATGAGGGGGGCTGCCGTGAGCGTACCGGGGCAGAGTGCGGGCGGCTCGGGAGTGGGCGCGCCGAGCGGCTACACAGCGGAGACGGGCTCACTCGCGCGCCAGTCACAGGCCATCCATGACGCCGCGGAAGCCGCGCAGGGCGAGGTGGAGGGGCTCGCGCCCGCGAAGGTCGCGGAGGCA encodes:
- the rplM gene encoding 50S ribosomal protein L13, producing MPTYSPKPGDVTRAWHVIDAEDVVLGRLATEVATLLRGKHKPIYAPHVDTGDFVIIVNADKVALTGNKRDQKFAYRHSGYPGGLRKRSFGELLDSRPERLVEKVVKGMLPKNKLGRAQAKKLKVYAGPEHPHAAQQPQPREITKIAQVTQ
- a CDS encoding WXG100 family type VII secretion target; translated protein: MPEGIVVDYATIHTAAEDCNKTGSELDALFEDLKARLAPLVDSWSGEAMEAWQHCQNEWNQSLDEMKQVLAQIATALPQIADGYQGTDKSIQGMF
- a CDS encoding DUF4333 domain-containing protein, which translates into the protein MKQRKPKKRLLITTVVVLALTGGGLAAWWLGPFQDDVLDQQSLQQGVATVLRDSYGEHNIRNLHCPADQRITTGHTFECSVEIGDRKTAVPIRVLNDKPEYEVGAPR
- the glmM gene encoding phosphoglucosamine mutase — encoded protein: MARLFGTDGVRGLANADLTPELALSVAASSARVLAAHDRSHRPVAVVGRDPRASGEMLEAAVVAGLASAGADVLRVGVLPTPAVAYLVSDLAADLGVMISASHNPMPDNGIKLFGERGHKIPDGIEDEIEAGLCSEPERPTGAQIGRVSDVPDAANRYVAHLLAATPQPLEGLRVVVDCANGASSNAAPKAYRAAGADVIALHADPDGININDGCGSTHPEALCAAVVEHGADLGIAHDGDADRCLAVDAGGDLVDGDQIMAILALAMADAGELAENTLVTTVMSNLGLRLAMREHGVTLRTTAVGDRYVLEELRAGGFSLGGEQSGHVVLPAHATTGDGLLTALRLMSRVAETGKPLRELAGVMRRLPQVLVNVRVTDKAAVADSPAVKEAVESVTAELGEEGRVLLRPSGTEQLVRVMVEAPAEDTAQAAADRLAGVVSSVS
- the rpsI gene encoding 30S ribosomal protein S9 — protein: MTSTETEAAQDAVVTSETPAAPKPSRAAGGTAQTVGRRKEAVVRVRIVPGSGQFKLNGKSLEEYFPNKVHQQLIREPLVTVEKPDSFDIVANLNGGGISGQAGALRLAIARALADVDSEDRPALKKAGFLTRDARSTERKKYGLKKARKAPQYSKR
- a CDS encoding WXG100 family type VII secretion target, which gives rise to MAGGFTGTPEQFQQAYQDVDEIKASMDQNLNTLRNNIEATQAGWQGEAAKAFQNVMMAFDEKTRKLNEALGNIGELLQQSGVKYQQAEEEQNSAISNIGNTLGGL